In Elephas maximus indicus isolate mEleMax1 chromosome 15, mEleMax1 primary haplotype, whole genome shotgun sequence, the following are encoded in one genomic region:
- the CCN4 gene encoding CCN family member 4: MRWFLPWMLAAVTAAAAGSTLASVLSPAPTAMAFTPAPLEDTSSRPQFCKWPCECPPSPPRCPLGVSLITDGCECCKTCAQQLGDNCTEAAICDPHRGLYCDYSGDRPRYAIGVCAQVVGVGCVLDGVRYNNGQSFQPNCKYNCTCIDGDLGCTPLCLRARPPRLWCRHPRRVHVPGRCCEQWVCDDDTRKPRKTAPRDTGALVAIGEVEPWHRNCIAYTSPWSPCSTSCGLGISTRISNANARCWPEQESRLCILRPCEVDIRSLIKAGKKCLAVFQPEAPMTFTLGGCTSTRSYRPKYCGVCTDNRCCIPYKSRTIDVPFQCPDGPGFSRQVLWINACFCNLRCTNPNDIFAHLESYPDFSEIAN; this comes from the exons ATGAGGTGGTTCCTGCCCTGGATGCTGGCAGCAGTGACCGCAGCCGCCGCGGGCAGCACCCTGGCTTCG GTCCTCTCTCCTGCCCCCACGGCCATGGCCTTCACCCCAGCACCACTGGAGGACACATCCTCACGCCCCCAATTTTGCAAGTGGCCCTGCGAGTGCCCGCCGTCCCCACCTCGCTGCCCGCTGGGCGTCAGCCTCATCACAGATGGCTGTGAGTGCTGTAAGACGTGTGCCCAGCAGCTCGGGGACAACTGCACTGAGGCCGCCATCTGTGACCCCCACCGGGGCCTCTACTGTGACTACAGTGGGGACCGCCCGAGGTACGCAATAGGAGTGTGTGCAC AGGTGGTCGGCGTGGGCTGCGTCCTGGACGGCGTGCGCTACAACAACGGCCAGTCCTTCCAGCCCAACTGCAAGTACAACTGCACCTGTATTGACGGCGACCTGGGCTGCACGCCGCTGTGTCTGCGCGCGCGACCCCCGCGCCTCTGGTGCCGCCATCCCCGGCGGGTGCACGTGCCCGGTCGCTGCTGCGAGCAGTGGGTGTGTGACGACGACACCAGGAAGCCTCGCAAGACAGCGCCACGGGACACGGGCGCATTGG TGGCCATAGGTGAAGTAGAGCCATGGCACAGGAACTGCATCGCCTACACGAGCCCCTGGAGCCCCTGCTCCACCAGCTGTGGCCTGGGGATCTCCACACGCATCTCCAACGCTAACGCCCGGTGCTGGCCTGAGCAGGAGAGCCGCCTCTGCATCCTGCGGCCATGCGAGGTGGACATCCGATCGCTCATCAAG GCAGGGAAGAAGTGTCTGGCTGTGTTCCAGCCAGAAGCGCCCATGACCTTCACTCTCGGGGGCTGCACCAGCACACGCTCCTACCGACCCAAGTACTGCGGGGTCTGTACAGACAACAGATGCTGCATCCCCTACAAGTCCAGGACCATCGACGTCCCCTTCCAGTGTCCTGATGGGCCCGGCTTCTCCCGCCAGGTCCTATGGATCAATGCTTGTTTCTGCAACCTAAGGTGTACGAACCCCAATGATATCTTTGCACACTTGGAATCCTACCCTGACTTCTCAGAAATTGCCAATTAG